A single region of the Podospora pseudopauciseta strain CBS 411.78 chromosome 1, whole genome shotgun sequence genome encodes:
- the ATP20 gene encoding ATP synthase subunit G atp20 (COG:C; EggNog:ENOG503P5ST) encodes MSFALLSRRSALTMGRQMVRFESSATQKAAETAKQTATKAQAQAAELSAKAQEGLSRVTAAAGPAITNAAKNVSGALGKVGGPTGRLVAFVESKTPALVYYTKVGIEVAKIVFRGQSMSPPSVSTFQTYFQNLWKQLQTPGPFFSQLAKSLNPQQVRNLSRTQVAAGGVLVAELLGFFTVGEMIGRLKIVGYHGGQKADAHH; translated from the exons ATGTCTTTCGCCCTCCTCTCACGGCGGTCCGCCCTCACCATGGGCCGCCAGATGGTCCGTTTCGAGTCCTCCGCTACACAAAAGGCCGCCGAAACTGCCAAGCAGACTGCCACCAAGGCTCAAGCTCAAGCCGCTGAGCTCTCGGCCAAGGCCCAGGAGGGTCTCTCTCGCGTCACTGCCGCTGCCGGTCCTGCTATCACCAACGCTGCGAAGAACGTCTCGGGTGCGCTGGGCAAGGTTGGCGGGCCCACTGGGCGTCTTGTTGCTTTTGTTGAGA GCAAAACCCCTGCCCTCGTTTACTACACCAAGGTTGGCATCGAGGTGGCCAAGATCGTCTTCCGGGGCCAGAGCATGTCTCCTCC CTCCGTCTCTACCTTCCAGACATACTTCCAGAACCTCTGGAAGCAACTCCAGACCCCCggccccttcttctcccagcTCGCCAAGtccctcaacccccagcAAGTGCGCAACCTCTCCAGGACACAAGTCGCTGCCGGCGGCGTCCTCGTCGCCGAGCTCCTCGGTTTCTTCACCGTGGGCGAGATGATTGGCAGACTCAAGATTGTCGGGTACCACGGTGGCCAGAAGGCTGATGCTCACCACTAA